Sequence from the Zonotrichia albicollis isolate bZonAlb1 unplaced genomic scaffold, bZonAlb1.hap1 Scaffold_257, whole genome shotgun sequence genome:
TGAGGAGCTCTGAGTGAGCTCTAAGctcagtgcccatggtgctggtctcttcctgccgaatgctccggatgaagtcgcaaacgagctgtaggagaagggcaagaagccggggatgttgcatggagtgctgcacacacagtgctaggctgagcagggacagcaggcccagcccaggtaagggtggctgcaggtacctgcgctgttcttcggaagcggccacggctggattcctgctcttgtgtgcgctccagggctgcatctggcaaagagcgagcgcagccagagctgaggggctgcgggagaggccggagaacacggcccagccctgcgctccccaggcagggagagccccgggatggtcCAGGGGGAGGGAGCACggtggggtgtctgcccggcccctcttccgtcctgtccatgggcatttccccaggggatgggatagcatggcatggcatggcatggcatggcatgccatggcatggcatggggccaagctggttgcagcctccagccctgcagcccagctcagccactcaccctcccctcctgcggtggattgaacggcaccacctcttccatgtcctgtgctggggcagctccagggccttcttcctcctcctgcttcacCCAGACCAgtttgggcactctcggggctctctgctccatggctgtgcctggagcgcgccccagcagcgatcccagccggtgccgcccctgcagggcctcctgcgccttgcctgcgggcgggacgcggcggtcagcgctcggcccggggccagcaacggcccccgagcgcccctcacccgccccgggccggccatgcccaggcgttcgttcccgggaacgcggcacgggaggctcggggccggcggccgcgctgccgagcggcggagctcgggccggggaagccgcagcggaggcggcgggagcggccgcgccgcgtgtgccctccgcgggccccgggaggagccggcgccggggccggagccgggctcgggccaggcggagccgaagggcggcgttgccgcccccgccccaggcactgatgcccgcccagcagcgccaccgccagtacggccagagccgggcgaacgcgagaccgcggcgggacggtcGGGgtcgggcacggggcagccccgcccggggccgggggcgggccggggacATGGCCCGGCctggcaggggagagggaggcggggagaggagagggacgctGGGCAAGGGACCCCGAGAGAAGGGTGCCCGATAGCggggaaggaagagaaaaaaaaagaaaaagaaaaagaggaagaaaaacaaaaagaaaaagagaaacagcaTTCTAAATTATCTGTTTTttcgctgctgctgccgctgctaccgccgctgctgctgccgctgctgctgccgccgctgcaactgaagcaccggggccgttcgtccccgtgtccgttccccgctcgccccacgagccccacgttccaGCCCCGCGcaccccggggacagcccctccgtctgcccaaacacgggaactttgcagccttgagcccacatgcagagccctgactcctgcgcACTGGCGCAGCAATCCCCTCGCTTGCTGCTgggcattgtccttgctgagggtcaaacactgtcgggccaccttcccttggggtaggattcctacctgagcccagcactgcacttacatATCCAGGgttgctttcctgtaaaaacaggggaaggaaagctGTGTGTGGCttatggtattttagagtgtctaaaaatccCTAAGTCACCAATCTTAGAGGtgaggtgcatctggaattactgggttgcaacatggaaaaggggagcatagaaattaACAGAGGAAGacatcttggattgtttccttcattttcatttcccttctggaaagctgtttcagttttccaggaatcttctcctgtctgctcttcccaagaaccTCTCATTGAGAACAAGGTCAAacttctgtcacaagattttccatcaggaaattatgccactggtgcaattttcattgtgactgtttgtgctggtttagggcaaattttgggaggaaatctccaaaaggggtccatctagaaagcaagttcaagcggcctctccccctactagttcaggaaaagactcgagaaaactgaaaaaaaccccagtttattCAACAAGTAAAGTCTTCGCAAGCATGGAAaaagaataatattaaataaaacctctgacagtgctgaagagatggcaaattcagaaagtcctttttgtgggttgtagttggctcactcggtctcttctaagtccctctggtgctggaatgcagcgtcccagagctcggggggccacaggtgtgagctgtcagtgtttgtctgggttttcagtccagagcaggtttaaacagttccaagaaaaaggaaagtcacagtccaaggaacttctcttcctaagctagctaaaaccaaattgctgggctgtgaaggcactgggaaatttccaaatctggacACTGGTggtcccagcaaacaccagatctggatggtgctggagccagaacctgcagatttaaaattttggctttctgtgccagcaaatcactggacttgggctgtgccagcaccaggaagttttcagatctgggcactggcactgccagcaaacaccagatctgggtggtgtcgTTGCCAGTGATAGAAATCTGCCaaatttgggctctgctggcactgagaaatttccaaatctagGTTCTGGTTACATGAAACATAAGATGTGGGTGGAGCCAGACCCAGTAGGAGGAAGCTGCCacaggttttggatttctgtgccagccagcaaattgctgcacttgggctgtgccagaatagggaaatttccagatctgggcactggcagtgccagcaaacagcccatttcaggctccaggctccaggcaggactgcatctggatgccttcctctttgtcttccttctttccttccttctttcctgggatcctgctgccagcaaactccacatggggcagtgctggcaaggggaaattgccaggttttagctttctttgccagcaaattgctggacgTGGGCggtgccagaagagggaaattgccagatgtgggcattggcagtgccagtgcacaccagatctgggtggggaacgtgccagcaccaggaaattgccaaatgtgaactttcagtgccagcatattgctggaattatgctgtgcaggagcctgaaaaattctggatctgggcacttgtggtgtcagcaaacacaagattggGTTGCTCTAAGTACCAGCTATTTGCAaggtttttgctttctttgccagaaaatcacaagacttgggctgtgctggcactgggaaattcCCGCATCTGGGTactggtggtgccagcaaacaccagatctagccattgccaatggcagcagcaaGGAATTGCCAGATTGTGGCTTTCTTtaccagaaaattgctggacttggctctgcaggaacagggaaatatccagatctgagcactggcactggcagtggcagcaaacaccaggtctgggcacctgtATTGGCATCAGGAAATTGCCgggttttggctttctgtgccagaaaaCTGCTGGACTTGGttgtgccagcactgggaaatttccagatctgggcacttgcgcagcaaacaccagacctgggtggtgctggtggcagtaccaggaagctgctgggttctggctttctttggCAGAAAATTGCAGCATTTAGGttttgctggcactgagaaatttccagatgctaattttctgtgccagcaaactgctggaatatggctgtgcaggcatctgattcccgatctgggcactggcggtgTCAGCAAACGCGAGATCTAgttgctgtaggtaccaggtctttgcttggttttggctttctttgccagcaagttgctgcacttgggctgtgccagaatagggaaatatcaaaatctgggaactggcagtgccagcaaacaccacattttaggaaggactggatctggacccgttccctccctgcctccctccctcaacaaggcgtcagagtggctggacagcagccaggcagaaagggacctgcagggactgatggacagcaggctggacaggagccagcagtgtggcccaggtggccaagaaggccaatggctcctggcctggatcaggaatggtgtggccagcaggagcagggcagggattcttcccctgtgctcagcactgcttgggcagcacctcgagtgctgtttgcagttctgggcccccagtttaggaaggacatggaggggctggagcatgtccagagaaaggcaacaaggctggagaggggtctggagcacaagtcctgtcaggagcagctgagagagctgcggttgtttatcctggagaagaggaggcccaggggagacaaggcagtgtcagggcacaggttggacttgatgatctcttTGGCTTGTTCCACCATTGCTGATTCTGTGCTTCTCTGAAGCCACCCATGGAGCAGCTGCAAGacgagccctgggcctcctcttccggagctccagcagcccaggtccctcagcttctcctgccagccccaaagcccatcctgtcagtcctgctgagcctctgcagctcctctcactgcccagaacagggagccccagagccagacacagcagcccagatgtgccccctggcctggggtgcctctggcaagggagcagcaccaggcagtgcaggagcctgcagataattcctgcagcacttataggatgatcctgctccccaagggacgttcccgtGGTGCCAGGTcagggagggaacaggggtgggcagtGGTAAGAAGTTTGtatcaggaagaggaaagaaagcaaaggtgaagcagaggaaatgctgagggcagtttgggggtggttgccacgcagccctggctgtgcgtAACAGCATccgcagtgggacaggaaactcccagctcatgggaacaaactttctggctgagtgcagaggccaggacaaagctgagtggtttccctggtgtcccccagcccttgctggccccaggggctgatggcatttgtgctccctcaggctcatgtccccacaccaacagcatgggggtgctccccctgctgtgtgcaatgcaaacagggactcctgagccagtgctgctgtgtctgtgcctgcaaggatggggcacctgtgtgagctgggggagaagccagggctgcagaggggggatgttgttggcagctccatgaggacgctctgggacgctgccctgggctgtgcagcgcactggggatggatcagcccctgctctgctgctccttcccgtctgccccacggcccttgcagagcaccagccatgctgccctcagctgccatggcaacgCTCAGGACAAAGCGGTGGCAGGGCTCTTCCAGGTACAATCGCAGTGACACTCATTGGTGacaccaggtgccatggcaatggccacagggacctgttccttggtttggtgccatggcaaccaatgcccgGTCCCgttgtgatggttggtggccatggaaagctgccctgggcccttgctcagggctggtgtcagtgcccagagccagaggggatcccttgctgggggctgtgccatggccacctgccctgtgccgcgctggccgctcaggcaccaggaaccagcagccaacggcactgccagggccaaaggccaggtcagccagacagaaaggggcagggctgggcactgtttccaagGCAACTGGCCCTGGGaggacacctgggtcacctggcctggcagttgccatggaaacccctggcagggactgagggcacagcccctggcactgagacactgctgggccgggtgctgagcacagggctgagcacgcagagatggttttgttcttgctgagctgcagcacagccaaggcctgtcctgcccctcgtcagccacgctggggaggggctggggctgcgggggagctgggcaggggacacagccaggacaggggaccccaactgacccgggcatagcccagaccagagcacatcatgctcagggtataaagggggggaacagggaggaaggggggaattttggagtgagggcttttgccttcccagggagcacttaggcaagagggggccctgtttcaccagtgggcagggtcactgccaaagacacagacaccaacttaaggaattgtgtcatttatatcatgcacacctgccaagaattacaaaaggataaactcagcaaagcacattatcattagcaaagaattacaaaggaagatcagcaatccatcataacTCATTgttacattttgatgaccaatcccttggtgaaacagtagaggtgtttgtggcagacaaagattctggctgactataaaggtacaccttacagatatcagtagtactttagtgacaccgttcttcattcttttttctcaatctcattccaattaggaacaagaattctgtttgtccatggagctggcacctttttaattccagaataattcCCCGAGGCAGTTTGAtgttcagctttaccatgctgtctgtggctaacaaggcttggggggccctttcccctctggctggaagtggccgggtcccagtccctgaggggcacccaggctcctggatggaattcctgtgcaagtccctcagtgtcacagcagccttcacacagagccccgtggatcagagcatgttccaaaggggcccttggggcaaacagggagatctggtctggcaggatgtgttaaacaatataaacaatatatacatattgttttacacatatgtgtatacacatatatacccACTTATCTATgtgaatatattaatatatatatatgaattatatatatatgtatatatagatatattatatgtatgtcTTATTAcactataaatatgtatatagatacttattatatcaatatttcacttgtacaaatgcatatcagctcaagattaaaaccttcttctgttgctcaatgtgggagcattccaacaataattgttccttctgaaggtgctgtttcctatgtactctcaacaaattcatctttgtctgcccaaacccacaaggtcttttccttttccatgtgcaatttttggatgcatttgaagccatccaggggtgcagcttcttttacccaactgccccactgctcacacGGGGCTCtgacctcagcccactccagagccagggaactccagggaagggcttcccagctgggaatttctgaggggactgattcctcacatttacattgaacaagtgacattttgttgtcatctggccagactgtgccagttttgtttaaccagtgggcagggtcagtaccaaattccttcaaactccagctgaaggaatcagtgtcatttcctgcagttcagagcagcaaagaatcaccaaaggagcagctcagcaatgcacccaaccatccccaccaaagactgcagcagtgattaacaaagatccagcagcatttaccctcagcctttaccatcccccagacccacacagcagctggggaagctgtcacagccaaggctgcagagccactcctgggcactgggaattcctgcaggtgcctccagccccaggtgaggctccaaccccgctgggagagggcccagctctgacagtgctgaatgaacaaactgacagctcTGCTAGTATGgccacatctgctttcatcctcctcttgggtccctcccaaagcctggccagggctcaaggaggaaccaagggagcTGACTTTTATCCTTGAGCCCCAAACAAGGCgagatgtcagatttcatggccttgtctggcttctaaatacacaaagctctatacatgtttcactaatgagtggctacatctatctcagtgctaatgaccatgcatatttcatcagggagcagatacaaagataacctttgcttggaaggttcatccagaggccacctttggctcagggcctgctgtccaggcctcactcagggctagtgtccaggccttggcacttcagggacgtggttcattgctgggcttggcactgctgggtgagcggctgcactgggtgagctcagagggcttttccaacagaaaggattctgtgattccatgattctatccactgcattcagctgggtctattttagcagcattactttgctccaaaagttccctcttgcccagctcctgtggcctgaggcttcagctccttcagctcctggtgctgagctgctcatgctgaacgagacgactcggagagaagaacacagtccatgcaattccttctgggacacggagaggggaggctgtgcaaacagcagcattgtttgctgtggcctcctctctgcccttcacgcctttcagcactttgaaccagccaagagctttctccaagagtgcaatggagcagctgttcctgctcccaggcctggctctctacagtctctgcccttgcctggttctgtccctcttgctgtgccctctgttcccacagggctcgctggctgctgcccaggactgtggcactggcacagatccagtgctccagagcctcctttctgtgcccttgcagctgcctgggcacagcagccttttccatctggaagctccccatggacagggagtgcccagttCTActtccttgcacagcctccaggagcccagggctgccatctccagtccctgctggcactgggggctcccaggtgcctcaggctgctgtgacaccgctgcacacgggagggaagaggggcaggggctgtgctcaaagtcagctccatgttctgctgctgctgctgctgtggggtcatttgtgcagccctggcccagagtcagggatcagatctTGCCAGTCTCtttcagccctggctgctcagagtttgggccttggagcctcaggtggccaaaggcagctgctgctggtccctctgtgtgcccgagttcagcagtgctgctccattagtctgtgcccagcaatggggaaaagcctcagccttgcagagccaggagctgccgggctctgcctgagcagctcagccagcaggaagggagctgctccacacgaGAATCAGGAGCAAAGGACATTtctttgataggacatgttttcttctgaaaggagaaaaaaggaaaaaaataggttAATTGTAAAGGTAAGAATAAAATCTAAGTGTTAGTGaaaaaacataacataatattagtgaaaaaaccaaaacataaatGCAAAGGTTTTTTGCAAATgcattctttgcattaagaagtaaatgatcttttgaaaaagagaactcagttatttgcattgtaaatgtgctgatggcatggatccatctttgtgacctcagcaacctcttaaaagattttgggctttgtttccaacactggtatttgaaattgtggttgaagcaagaggaaattgctttgtgcccttccagctccaagcaggactgggaatggaaactctgtcaaaccccaaatcccttagaagatgaccttcctACTCAGCCTGCcaatgagctgcacattccccttGAAACTtacagggatttcttagagTCACAAAGTCCCACTGacagctttttgctctggtttggcagtgcagaagggcaattctccatccaccagctccagactgcactgcctcaggagcacggcccagtcgccagctttggcccactcatGGCACagctagaggaggaagaaagtgcaattgcacaattccagccaatcaagAAGGAAGAACAGGACTGACAAAACACCCTGTACAGATCCCGGCATTCACTTGGGACTggggagagtttgggtccttgccaattggatgtgtgtccccagctgcaatctctgggcctgcagcagagtctcactcacctgccaaagcagaaagctcaggcgctgtgctcgcaacgggctcgtctgatgcagagctgtcagagcaatgtgagggcagagccagcccagctgggcccagggctgagcccagcagagccctggcagaacccagagcagcctcagcacccgcagtgcctggctgcaaggagagaaagcagaaaccgcccgtcagctgagggctcctgtgcccttgtgccaaggcctgcggtacccaggccatgctggctgtgcccagagctgtgcccagagctgcccatccctgctgcctttgacagcagagcaggagggcaggacatgtgcccagcctgcagccagccacggcacatccagccctcagcagctgcccagagcaggatgctcctgtgctcgctgccagctccctaaagctctgatcccaccctgccaagcacacagggactcacttcatgccacccatggctggaagaaaagctgctcccaaaccgtGGCCTCAGCTTTCTCCAAGGGCACGGCTCATCcatgccacagctgctcccaagcacttccccatccacactggaccacctcgaacacttcctctggaaaaacaaacaacacattattgaaaagaggtcagatgcaaaaagggaaaacaagaaaaaaggtaaaaactcTTATTTCTGTCAGGGTCTTGAGGAAGGCCCAATCCCtgcatgccagggaaaagccCAGCCATGGCTGAGGGAAGCCtacactttctctcttcccccctgcactgccccccaaaatcacggtgaccccaaagcaaacaagggctgtggagcagcccaagccctttcttgcctgcacagcaaagcagctgtgcacaggttctggagccccacctctgctctcACCATGGGCTTCgtttgtgtcgggctggctgccccagccccagccccagccccagctcagggcacggtgggtgctgggggctgttggcagggccaggagcccactcccatttcgtacccaccccagcccatcctctcagccctgccaaaagcagctgggcagcgactgaagaatgagcttcatctgccccagcaaagggggagcctttggttcccagccaggctgggtcaTGCCCAAATCTGGCCAAATTTCCCCGGGTGGGGATTCATCTGCAAATTCCTtgtggagtttggctttgaaaaaggtgccagaatcaaagtctatcaccttcagcctccagtggccaggctgaggaagagcttgtcatccttgatgtcaccctcgtcgtctccagcagcagcagcagcagcagcagcatccccacccgctacagcttctccaggggctccttctccttccctgggggcagaccaggctctcagggctctgcccagggccccagctgtcagggaaccaggacaagcaaaaccagcttggatggcggccaccagtgctgggcagagcagctcagctccagcacaagggctgtgtgTTCCCACCCCATGACCCCGGTGCAGTgacacaggcagcacaaaaagggctgggttcctttgcttctcattgccaaggCATATGTGGAGCAGGAACTTACCAGGGCTCTGGATCAaagtgtgcctgtggctctcTCCCTTCCTCTATGGCAGAGGAATATCCCACATCCAAGGATAAAAGTACAGGTCTTCCAGTGCGGGTCTATCCAAGGAGTTCACGGATAAACACCACCTGATCAGATCTTTGCATtctggggagagaaagcagaaactgacGGTCAGCCAAAGAAGGCTCCTGTCTGCTTTACCCCAGTATTCCCATGCCCAGTCCATGCTGGAcgtgctcagagctgggcctAAACTTTCCCATCAATTCCCTGTcttggaggagaggaggagagcaggacatgtgccacctcttcagcagctgccagagcgggATGCCCACGAGCACGCTGCTGGgtcccagcactgggattccccccatgcccagagaagaggatccaccttgagagagcctttgtggcagcgggagctggccccagctgaggttccggcccctcctgaaagggtgctccccgcagaccatctggtgcagcaggatgcccagggaccagATTGTTGCTGCCTCGCCATGGTACCAGCCAAAGTCGTTCCATTCCGGGGGGCTGTAGGACAGTGTTCCTATGGAATACAGATGGAGTTCAtcagggggatgctgctgctcccagagcctggccccagcatccctgggcctgcgggggctgcatcaggggcacacagggtgacCACTGCCCTCTCGCCCGCATCTGGGACTTGTGCACAAAGttagggttggaaaagaagCCTCTGGCACTGGaagagagcagccctggctaggCCCGACCATGACATGCAAAGGAAAAATCCACtccatgctggggaaaaaacatgcccttatcctccctgcctgcatttccccaaaaaaattatGAAGCCAAGGGAAATAGGGcgagtggagcagcccaagcccttcctctcGTCTGCACACCAAAgtggctggggcacaggttcCGCCCTCCCTCTCTGCTACCCCCACCCACGGGGGTTTTGGTAGGGCTGGctgcctcagcccagccccagtcctgggcagagtggctggcaaaggctgccagcagggctggaagatggctgcccacccagccctgctctaaaGCAACTCAGCTGAAGATTCAGTGCCCTGACTGGCAGCAAAAGGGAGaatccctgctgccacagccagcttgGGCTGGGAGATGTTGGGCCATGAGATGTCAGCAGCGGGAGATGTCAGCCCTGGGTAGGCTCACCTGCAAAGTGAGTGTagactgtgtcctgcaggtaggtgccacagccaaagtCAATCAGTTTGGCCTGCCCGGTGTCCAGGTCAACCAGGATGTTCTCTGGCttgatgtccctgtgcaggaccccgcagctggtgcagtgccgcacggcctccagcacctggcggaACAGCTCCCGCGCCTCCTCCTCGGGCAGGAACCGCCGTGCCCCAATGAAACGATGCAGGTCCTGACACCGCTCTGGCCGCTCCAGCACCATCACGATGCAGTTGGGGAGCTCgagccactccagcagctggaccacaccggggaagccagtggacaccttggccagcagcacaaTCTCCAGGGGCGCGCTGGTGCCGTCGGGCTGAGGGAGGAGCACGATGCCGTCACTGGGGCCGATGccgtgccaggcctggggaagccctcagccaggccgGGATGCTCTGCGCCCTGCGCTGGCCCCACGCCTGCTCTCCCTCGGGGCGTCCTGGTGGCTCCCACCGTGCCGGGCCCCGGCTCATCcctggccggcagccccggctgctggccccgctcactcaccagctcgccCCAGTGCCGGACGCGGTTCCGTGGCACCCttttgatggccacctgcaaGCCAAGGCCAGCAGCGGGGTGAGCTCGCCGCCCGCACTGCGAGCCCCATCCTCCGCCctccgccctcctcctcctccatcccttcctcctGCGCCCGCCGCAGGCCCCGCCGCTCACCGGGGCGCCGTCTGAGAGCCGCGTGGCCGCGAAGACTCTGCCGAAGCCgccgcgccccagcagcgatcccagccggtaccgctcctgcagggcctcctgcgccgtccctgcgggcgggacgcggctgtcagcgctcggcccggggccagcaacggcccccgagcgcccctcacccgccccgggccggccatgcccaggcgttcgctcccgggaacgcggcacgggaggctcggggccggcggccgcgctgccgagcggcggagctcgggccggggaagccgcagcggaggcggcgggagcggccgcgccgcgtgtGTGCTCCGCGGgtcccgggaggagccggggccggggctggggtcGGGAGTGGAC
This genomic interval carries:
- the LOC141727897 gene encoding serine/threonine-protein kinase pim-1-like translates to MWAQVMGPSNPTIECSLSHKGEKTHLPGMLDTGADVTIIARSDWPAHWDLQPVAGMISGIGGTTVSMRSKNNILVEGPEGKLATIRPFVGRSGAVAGPGPSADSRVPPAGTAQEALQERYRLGSLLGRGGFGRVFAATRLSDGAPVAIKRVPRNRVRHWGELPDGTSAPLEIVLLAKVSTGFPGVVQLLEWLELPNCIVMVLERPERCQDLHRFIGARRFLPEEEARELFRQVLEAVRHCTSCGVLHRDIKPENILVDLDTGQAKLIDFGCGTYLQDTVYTHFAGTLSYSPPEWNDFGWYHGEAATIWSLGILLHQMVCGEHPFRRGRNLSWGQLPLPQRLSQECKDLIRWCLSVNSLDRPALEDLYFYPWMWDIPLP